From the genome of Faecalibacterium prausnitzii:
ATCGCCAATTCCAGCGCCGAAGCCCCGATGTGGAACATCGAGAAAGTCCGCAGCGGCAAGCCCAACAAGTGGAACTACATCGACGGCTGCATGATCACGGCCTGCCTGAGTCTCTACCACACCACCGGCGACAAGAAGTATCTGGACTTCTCCAAGCAGTTCATCGACTATTTCGTCCAGCCGGACGGCTCTATCCAGACCTATGACCCCAAAGAATACAACCTCGACAACGTGAACCAGGGCAAAAACCTGTTTGTTCTGTACGATCTTTACGGCGAGGAAAAATACCGCAAGGCCATCGACCTCATCCGGAGCCAGCTGGAGACCCAGCCCCGCACCAAAGAGGGCAACTTCTGGCACAAGGACATCTACCCCTGGCAGGTCTGGCTGGACGGCACCTACATGGCCCAGCCCTTCTACATGGAGTACGAGACCCGCTTCAACAAGATGCAGGGCTGCATCGACAGCTACAAGCAGTTCATGAACATCCGCAGGCACATGCGCGACCCGAAGACGGGTCTGTACTACCACGGCTACGATGAGAGCCGCGCGATGTACTGGGCCGACCCGGAGACCGGCTGCAGCCCCAACTTCTGGCTGCGGGCCATGGGCTGGTTCATGGTGGCCATGGTGGATGTGCTGGAGCGGATGGACGAGCAGCTGTACAACGAGTACCGCGGCATCCAGGCCATGCTGAAGCAGACCATCGAGGACGTACACAAGTTCCAGGATGAGGAGACCGGCATGTTCTGGCAGGTCATGGACCACCCCGGCGTCGAGGGCAACTATCTGGAGACCAGCGGCACAGCCCTGTTCGCCTACGCGGTGCTCAAGGGCGTCCGTCTGGGCCTGCTGCCCAAGCGGATGGCTGCCTGGGCCGAGAAGGCCTTTTACGGCACCTGCGACAAGTACCTGTCCAGGAATCCGGACGGCAGCCTGCAGCTGGACGGCATCTGCCTGGTGGCCGGTCTCGGCGGCAAAGACCACCGCGACGGCTCCCTCGCTTACTACTTCAGTGAGCCTGTCGTCTGCAACGATGCCAAGGGCGTCGGCCCGCTCGTGCTGGCCTACACCGAAATGATCGCCCGCTGAGCACACGAACCAAATAGAAACTGCATTGGGGCCGGGAGCTTTTCCCGGCCCCAACGTGTTTTCCGGGCGCA
Proteins encoded in this window:
- a CDS encoding glycoside hydrolase family 105 protein is translated as MTHEEILSMLGDYVDYLIANSSAEAPMWNIEKVRSGKPNKWNYIDGCMITACLSLYHTTGDKKYLDFSKQFIDYFVQPDGSIQTYDPKEYNLDNVNQGKNLFVLYDLYGEEKYRKAIDLIRSQLETQPRTKEGNFWHKDIYPWQVWLDGTYMAQPFYMEYETRFNKMQGCIDSYKQFMNIRRHMRDPKTGLYYHGYDESRAMYWADPETGCSPNFWLRAMGWFMVAMVDVLERMDEQLYNEYRGIQAMLKQTIEDVHKFQDEETGMFWQVMDHPGVEGNYLETSGTALFAYAVLKGVRLGLLPKRMAAWAEKAFYGTCDKYLSRNPDGSLQLDGICLVAGLGGKDHRDGSLAYYFSEPVVCNDAKGVGPLVLAYTEMIAR